In Burkholderia savannae, one genomic interval encodes:
- a CDS encoding DNA-3-methyladenine glycosylase I — protein MPKQERCSWVKTEADAHYHDTEWGVPSHDDRHLFEMLVLEGAQAGLSWSTILNKRAGYRTAFADFDVDKVARFTPKRIDELVLDARIVRNRAKIEAAVTNARAVQQIRAEHGSLAAFLWSFVDHAPLQNAWPSYRNAPASTERSDALSKALKRYGCKFVGSTICYALMQATGMVNDHEKNCPCHARCAALGKKIAKKKTAA, from the coding sequence ATGCCGAAGCAGGAACGCTGCAGCTGGGTAAAAACCGAAGCGGACGCTCACTATCACGATACCGAATGGGGCGTGCCGTCGCACGACGACCGCCATTTATTCGAAATGCTCGTGCTCGAGGGCGCGCAAGCGGGCCTGTCCTGGTCGACGATCTTGAACAAGCGCGCCGGTTATCGCACGGCGTTTGCCGATTTCGACGTCGACAAAGTCGCCCGATTCACGCCGAAGCGGATCGACGAACTGGTGCTCGACGCGCGCATCGTGCGCAATCGCGCAAAGATCGAGGCGGCCGTCACGAACGCGCGCGCGGTCCAGCAGATTCGTGCGGAACACGGCTCGCTCGCCGCATTCCTGTGGTCGTTCGTTGATCATGCGCCGCTGCAGAACGCATGGCCGTCGTACCGCAACGCGCCGGCGTCGACCGAGCGCTCGGACGCGCTCAGCAAAGCGCTCAAGCGCTACGGCTGCAAGTTCGTCGGCTCGACGATCTGCTATGCGCTGATGCAGGCGACGGGCATGGTCAACGACCACGAAAAGAATTGCCCGTGCCACGCGCGCTGCGCGGCGCTCGGCAAGAAGATCGCGAAGAAGAAAACGGCGGCATGA
- the fliT gene encoding flagellar protein FliT: protein MDQKSLMEKVLAMSRAIEHAAQMADWIEVQRLVDARSPHLMSIAPEQTPETLALIRNVQAIDAAVCAAARDAQAGLQVEYRAAMNRLNAANAYQAAAAQF from the coding sequence ATGGATCAAAAATCGCTGATGGAGAAAGTGCTGGCGATGTCGCGTGCGATCGAGCACGCGGCGCAGATGGCCGACTGGATCGAAGTCCAGCGGCTCGTCGATGCGCGCTCGCCGCACCTGATGTCGATCGCGCCCGAACAGACGCCCGAAACGCTCGCGCTCATACGCAACGTGCAGGCGATCGACGCCGCCGTCTGCGCCGCCGCTCGCGATGCGCAGGCCGGGCTTCAGGTCGAGTATCGAGCGGCAATGAATCGACTGAACGCCGCGAACGCTTATCAGGCGGCCGCCGCTCAGTTCTGA
- the rpsU gene encoding 30S ribosomal protein S21 — translation MTTILLKENEPFEVAIRRFRRAIEKNGLIAELRERQAYEKPTAVRKRKKAAAVKRLHKRLRSQMLPKKLH, via the coding sequence ATGACGACGATTCTTTTGAAAGAAAACGAGCCGTTCGAAGTGGCGATTCGCCGCTTCCGCCGCGCCATCGAGAAGAACGGCCTGATCGCCGAGCTGCGCGAGCGCCAGGCATACGAAAAGCCGACCGCCGTGCGCAAGCGCAAGAAGGCGGCTGCGGTGAAGCGCCTGCACAAGCGCCTGCGCAGCCAAATGCTGCCGAAGAAGCTCCACTAA
- a CDS encoding flagellin codes for MLGINSNINSLVAQQNLNGSQSALSQAITRLSSGKRINSAADDAAGLAISARMQTQINGLNQGVSNANDGVSMVQTASSALSSLTSGLQRIRQLAVQASTGTLSSTDQAALQKEVSQQIAEVNRIASQTNYNGKNILDGSAGILSFQVGANVGQTISLDLSQSMSAAQIGGGLVQKGQTIGTFTNMNLDSTGTYTSTAANVAITSVNVLSDGAGGFTFTDQNGTALSATAVGNIFTAGTAAGTGTAITNLTLAAGATSGMTTAQSTAATSMLAQINAVNKPPTVSNLDISSVTGANQAMVSIDNALQTVNNLQATLGAAQNRFSSIASTQQAGATNLSQAQSQIQSADFAQETANLSRAQVLQQAGISVLAQANSMPQQVLKLLQ; via the coding sequence ATGCTCGGAATCAACAGCAACATCAACTCGTTGGTCGCTCAGCAGAACCTCAACGGCTCGCAAAGCGCCCTGTCCCAAGCGATCACCCGCCTGTCGTCGGGCAAGCGCATCAACAGCGCGGCTGACGACGCGGCCGGCCTCGCGATCTCCGCGCGGATGCAAACGCAGATCAACGGCCTGAATCAAGGCGTGTCGAACGCGAACGACGGCGTGTCGATGGTCCAAACCGCATCGAGCGCCCTGTCGTCGCTGACGTCGGGCCTGCAGCGCATCCGCCAACTCGCCGTGCAGGCGTCGACGGGCACGCTGTCGTCGACCGACCAGGCCGCGCTGCAAAAGGAAGTTTCGCAGCAGATCGCTGAAGTCAACCGGATTGCTTCGCAAACGAACTACAACGGCAAGAACATCCTCGACGGCTCGGCGGGCATCCTGTCGTTCCAAGTCGGCGCGAACGTCGGCCAGACGATCAGCCTCGACCTGAGCCAAAGCATGTCGGCTGCGCAGATCGGCGGCGGCCTCGTGCAGAAGGGCCAGACGATCGGCACGTTCACGAACATGAACCTCGACTCGACGGGCACGTACACGTCGACGGCCGCGAACGTCGCGATCACGTCGGTCAACGTGCTGTCCGACGGCGCCGGCGGCTTCACGTTCACCGACCAAAACGGCACGGCGCTCAGCGCGACCGCCGTCGGCAACATCTTCACGGCGGGCACGGCCGCGGGCACGGGCACGGCGATCACGAACTTGACGCTCGCCGCCGGCGCGACGAGCGGCATGACGACCGCGCAGTCGACGGCCGCAACCAGCATGCTCGCGCAGATCAACGCCGTCAACAAGCCGCCGACGGTGTCGAACCTCGACATCAGCTCGGTGACGGGTGCGAACCAAGCGATGGTGTCGATCGACAACGCGCTGCAAACGGTGAACAACCTGCAGGCAACGCTCGGCGCGGCGCAAAACCGCTTCTCGTCGATCGCGTCCACGCAGCAGGCCGGCGCAACCAACCTGTCGCAAGCGCAATCGCAGATCCAAAGCGCGGACTTCGCGCAGGAAACGGCGAACCTGTCGCGCGCGCAAGTGCTCCAGCAAGCCGGCATCTCGGTGCTCGCGCAAGCGAACTCGATGCCGCAGCAAGTGCTGAAGCTCCTGCAGTAA
- the fliD gene encoding flagellar filament capping protein FliD, whose product MSTPISSSTTQQQTNAALQQAAQSIISGSTGNSSMDVSSLVTALVNSKTAGQTALLSTSVANDQAQLTALGTLKSALTALQTGLGSLANGTVTQAFTATASGSGLTATTGSGAVAGSYSIAVNQIATTQTLSSGAFGATQQLGAGTLTLSVGGNSSAITIDSSNNTLAGIAAAINGATNNPGVTATIVTGTDGAHLVLRSSTTGAANTINVAVSNLSGDNGLSSLAVTSTASTTGGQSTITSGGSIAWSQATAAQNAQFTVGGIAATSATNAVTSAIAGVTLNLSQSAVGTTQTLTVAADTSSQSTAITNFVNLYNTLVTTMSSLSSLSGAGTSSQTAGPLLGDSTLNSIRNTLAGIVAGGVTSNGSTVSLASLGISLSGTGSSSQTEGTLVVDQAKLTAALTNNPSSVATLFNATNGVGAQLNNTINGYVQANGIFDIRTNALNKDLSSIAQQQAQLATYSSQLTTQYNAQFTALDTLMATMNTNSNYLTQLFGGTNSAGSLASNK is encoded by the coding sequence ATGTCCACGCCCATCTCGTCGAGCACGACCCAGCAGCAAACCAATGCGGCGCTGCAGCAGGCAGCGCAGTCGATCATCAGCGGCTCGACCGGCAACTCGTCGATGGACGTGAGCTCGCTCGTAACGGCACTCGTCAACAGCAAGACGGCGGGCCAGACCGCGCTCCTGTCGACCTCGGTCGCGAACGACCAGGCACAGCTCACCGCGCTCGGCACGCTGAAATCGGCGCTCACCGCGCTGCAAACGGGCCTCGGCTCACTCGCGAACGGCACCGTCACGCAAGCCTTCACGGCAACCGCGAGCGGCAGCGGCCTCACCGCGACGACGGGCTCGGGCGCCGTCGCCGGCAGCTATTCGATCGCCGTCAACCAGATCGCGACGACGCAAACGCTTTCATCGGGCGCGTTCGGCGCGACCCAGCAGCTCGGCGCCGGCACGTTGACGCTGTCGGTCGGCGGCAATTCGTCGGCAATCACGATCGATTCGTCGAACAACACGCTCGCCGGCATCGCCGCCGCGATCAACGGCGCAACCAATAATCCCGGCGTGACGGCGACGATCGTCACCGGCACGGACGGTGCGCACCTCGTGTTGCGCTCGTCGACGACGGGCGCCGCGAACACGATCAACGTCGCCGTCAGCAACCTGTCGGGCGACAACGGCTTGTCGAGCCTCGCCGTCACGTCGACCGCGAGCACGACGGGCGGCCAATCGACGATCACGTCGGGCGGCAGCATCGCGTGGTCGCAGGCGACGGCTGCGCAAAATGCGCAATTCACCGTCGGCGGCATCGCCGCGACGAGCGCGACCAATGCGGTGACGAGCGCGATCGCGGGCGTCACGCTGAACCTGTCGCAAAGCGCGGTGGGCACGACGCAAACGCTGACGGTCGCGGCCGACACGTCCTCGCAATCGACCGCGATCACGAACTTCGTCAATCTGTACAACACGCTCGTCACGACGATGTCGTCGTTGTCGTCGCTGTCGGGCGCGGGCACGTCGTCGCAGACGGCCGGCCCGCTCCTCGGCGACTCGACGCTCAACTCGATCCGCAACACGCTCGCCGGCATCGTCGCAGGCGGCGTGACGAGCAACGGCTCGACCGTCTCGCTCGCATCGCTCGGCATCTCGCTCTCGGGCACCGGCTCTTCAAGCCAGACGGAGGGCACGCTCGTCGTCGACCAGGCGAAACTCACGGCGGCGTTGACGAACAACCCGTCGAGCGTCGCGACGCTGTTCAACGCGACGAACGGAGTCGGCGCGCAGCTGAACAACACGATCAACGGCTACGTGCAGGCAAACGGCATCTTCGATATCCGCACGAACGCGCTGAACAAGGACCTGAGCAGCATCGCACAGCAGCAGGCGCAGCTCGCGACGTATTCGTCGCAGCTCACCACGCAGTACAACGCGCAGTTCACCGCGCTCGACACGCTGATGGCGACGATGAACACGAATTCGAATTACCTGACCCAGTTGTTCGGCGGCACCAACAGCGCGGGCTCGCTCGCGTCCAACAAGTAA